In Rutidosis leptorrhynchoides isolate AG116_Rl617_1_P2 chromosome 2, CSIRO_AGI_Rlap_v1, whole genome shotgun sequence, one genomic interval encodes:
- the LOC139893003 gene encoding uncharacterized protein, translating to MKTYQTFVLLMFLFCISTATFAYNPKGGRKTLVDQMSTSSPSGATGSAHGPNWDYSWGYGSSPESGWGYGSGSGRSPNGFGKGYGFGYGSGSGSGSGSGSGYGYGSGGGGAHGGGHGSGSGHGGSDGGGSRPDNRG from the coding sequence ATGAAAACATACCAAACTTTTGTCCTCCTTATGTTCTTATTCTGTATCTCTACTGCTACTTTTGCTTATAATCCTAAAGGTGGAAGAAAGACACTTGTGGACCAAATGTCTACTTCAAGTCCAAGTGGAGCTACTGGATCAGCCCATGGTCCAAATTGGGATTATAGTTGGGGTTATGGGTCAAGCCCGGAAAGTGGGTGGGGTTATGGGTCGGGCTCAGGCCGGTCGCCTAATGGGTTTGGTAAAGGTTATGGATTCGGTTATGGTTCTGGGAGTGGAAGTGGGAGTGGTTCAGGGTCAGGTTATGGTTATGGGTCAGGTGGTGGTGGAGCTCATGGAGGTGGGCATGGTTCTGGTAGTGGTCATGGTGGCAGTGATGGTGGAGGAAGCAGGCCCGACAACCGTGGATAA
- the LOC139893002 gene encoding protein mago nashi homolog, with amino-acid sequence MTEEENGATAAAVTGGDFYLRYYVGHKGKFGHEFLEFEFRPDGKLRYANNSNYKNDTMIRKEVFLTPSVLKECRRIVSDSEIMKEDDNNWPEPDRVGRQELEIVMGNEHISFTTSKIGSLMDVQTSKDPEGLRIFYYLVQDLKCFVFSLISLHFKIKPI; translated from the exons ATGACGGAAGAAGAGAATGGCGCAACTGCCGCCGCCGTCACCGGCGGCGATTTTTACCTGAGGTATTACGTCGGTCACAAAGGAAAGTTCGGTCACGAGTTTTTGGAGTTTGAGTTCCGGCCAGACGGTAAACTCCGTTATGCAAATAACTCTAATTATAAGAACGATACAATGATTCGTAAAGAAGTTTTTCTTACACCTTCCGTTCTCAAGGAATGCCGCCGTATTGTATCCGATTCCGag ATTATGAAGGAAGATGATAACAACTGGCCAGAGCCTGATCGTGTGGGACGACAAGAGCTTGAGATTGTGATGGGAAATGAACACATCTCGTTTACTACTTCAAAGATTGGGTCACTCATGGATGTTCAGACCAGTAAAGACCCTGAAGGGCTTCGAATCTTCTATTACCTTGTTCAG GACTTGAAGTGTTTCGTGTTCTCTCTAATATCACTCCATTTCAAGATTAAGCCAATTTAA